One Cyanobacteriota bacterium DNA window includes the following coding sequences:
- a CDS encoding GIY-YIG nuclease family protein codes for MNAKPQTIQIFLPFGSARDMKIASITTRNIEAIYIPRSKLNQSSQRDEVNSVGIYFLLGESEESAKPLVYIGETENCYSRLKQHDQKKDFWNAAIIIRSKTNDFNRAHVRYLEYFCHNKIKQIDRYQVENSQIPVQPHIQETTEAELMDHIETITILLSALGSPVLEETHKADSGSDAAEMLYCTSKNANACGRYLEDGFIVYKGSRIIKDTVPSGERAKEARDKLFNTGILENRDDGLYFARDQIFNSPSYASNVILGRSSNGWIEWKNSEGKTLDELKRQNQNTDLVTG; via the coding sequence ATGAATGCTAAGCCCCAAACCATACAGATTTTCTTGCCATTTGGCTCTGCCAGGGACATGAAAATAGCCTCTATTACAACTAGAAATATTGAAGCTATTTATATTCCAAGAAGTAAATTAAATCAATCTAGCCAAAGAGATGAAGTGAATAGTGTTGGCATTTACTTTCTATTGGGAGAATCTGAAGAATCAGCTAAGCCATTAGTATATATTGGTGAAACTGAGAACTGCTATTCACGATTGAAACAACATGATCAGAAGAAGGACTTTTGGAATGCAGCTATAATCATCAGATCCAAAACAAATGATTTTAACAGGGCGCATGTTAGATACTTAGAATATTTTTGCCATAACAAGATTAAACAAATTGATCGTTACCAGGTAGAGAACTCACAAATACCAGTTCAACCACATATTCAAGAGACTACTGAAGCTGAACTAATGGACCATATTGAAACAATCACAATCTTGCTATCAGCACTAGGCTCCCCTGTGTTAGAAGAAACTCACAAAGCTGATTCTGGTTCTGACGCTGCTGAAATGCTTTATTGTACAAGTAAAAATGCTAATGCCTGCGGGAGGTATTTAGAGGATGGATTTATTGTTTATAAAGGATCTAGGATTATAAAAGATACAGTTCCTTCCGGAGAGAGAGCCAAAGAGGCAAGAGATAAATTGTTTAATACAGGTATTTTGGAGAATAGAGATGATGGGTTGTATTTTGCTAGAGATCAAATCTTTAATTCACCTAGTTACGCTAGTAATGTGATTCTTGGAAGATCTTCAAATGGCTGGATTGAGTGGAAAAACTCAGAAGGTAAAACACTTGATGAGTTAAAGAGACAAAATCAAAATACTGATCTAGTAACGGGATAA
- a CDS encoding DNA-3-methyladenine glycosylase I, which translates to MQNSQTRCSWANPKNPLYLKYHDEEWGLPVHDDNKLFEMLILEGAQAGLSWETVLNKREGYRKSFKNFDVKKVSKMTDGQLEKLMLNDKIIRNRLKIFSARKNAIVFLEIQKEFGSFDKYLWAFARGKIIKNKWKSLKQIPAKSPESDALSKDLKKRGMSFVGTTIVYAFMQAIGMVNDHTVDCFRY; encoded by the coding sequence ATGCAAAACTCACAAACACGATGCTCTTGGGCAAACCCCAAAAATCCACTCTACCTCAAGTACCACGATGAGGAATGGGGGCTGCCAGTGCATGACGATAACAAGCTTTTTGAGATGCTAATACTTGAAGGTGCTCAAGCTGGACTTAGTTGGGAGACAGTACTGAATAAGCGCGAGGGCTACAGAAAATCATTCAAGAATTTCGATGTCAAGAAAGTATCCAAGATGACTGACGGTCAGCTTGAGAAACTAATGTTGAATGACAAGATCATTCGCAATCGTCTCAAAATTTTTTCTGCTCGAAAAAATGCAATCGTGTTTCTGGAAATTCAAAAAGAGTTTGGGTCTTTTGATAAATATCTTTGGGCATTTGCACGTGGCAAAATCATTAAAAACAAATGGAAGAGCTTAAAACAAATCCCCGCAAAGAGTCCAGAGAGTGATGCTTTGTCTAAAGACCTCAAAAAACGAGGTATGAGCTTTGTTGGTACCACTATTGTTTATGCTTTTATGCAGGCAATCGGTATGGTGAATGATCATACCGTTGATTGTTTTAGGTATTAG
- a CDS encoding AEC family transporter, whose amino-acid sequence MNNKYMDLFFDFFFQILPLYFIILLGYIAGKYLEVQRESIAPLLLYIVVPVVTFKGILDSDINAQTLTYPLYFLVLGAFMSLSFFWLARLLGFSKEKAGMLSLCTSLVNVGYYGLPLVLLVLGEKALGVSVMLILGLAIHECSVAYLVAASGKYSFKESLDKTLTLPILYSSLIAIAVNYFNHHYYHEVIHYLPSNIETSLLKPIWASINTMMERFISAYSLLGMIMIGLGISKIKNLKLDLAFMSLAYIAKFIIIPGIAVGFIFLNKNYFHFYDDLATQVIFLMSLVPIGANTISIATQLKLDVDKVAITTVISTLIALAYIPLVLNFVKLP is encoded by the coding sequence GTGAATAATAAATATATGGATCTATTCTTTGATTTCTTTTTTCAAATCCTGCCTCTCTATTTCATAATTCTGCTTGGCTATATTGCAGGCAAATATTTAGAAGTACAGCGTGAGTCAATAGCACCACTGCTACTTTATATAGTAGTACCAGTCGTTACCTTCAAAGGTATACTCGATTCTGATATTAATGCTCAAACCTTGACTTATCCATTATATTTCTTAGTTCTCGGTGCATTCATGTCATTGAGTTTCTTTTGGCTTGCAAGGCTACTTGGTTTTAGTAAAGAAAAAGCCGGGATGCTTTCTCTATGTACCAGCTTGGTTAATGTAGGTTATTACGGCTTGCCACTGGTACTGCTGGTGCTTGGTGAAAAGGCCCTAGGTGTTTCAGTTATGCTAATCCTGGGACTCGCTATCCATGAGTGTTCAGTTGCATACTTAGTTGCAGCAAGTGGCAAATATAGCTTTAAAGAAAGCTTAGACAAAACTCTAACCCTGCCAATATTGTACTCAAGTTTGATTGCAATAGCAGTAAACTATTTTAATCATCATTATTACCATGAAGTCATCCACTACTTGCCGAGCAATATAGAAACAAGTTTACTCAAGCCAATCTGGGCGAGTATAAACACAATGATGGAAAGGTTTATCAGTGCCTATTCATTACTTGGAATGATCATGATTGGTCTTGGCATAAGCAAAATCAAAAATCTCAAGCTAGATCTTGCCTTCATGTCCCTAGCTTATATTGCCAAGTTCATAATCATCCCTGGTATTGCAGTAGGTTTTATATTTCTCAACAAAAACTATTTTCATTTTTATGATGATCTTGCAACTCAAGTAATCTTCTTAATGTCTTTAGTGCCTATTGGTGCAAATACAATCAGCATAGCAACTCAACTCAAGCTAGATGTAGACAAAGTGGCAATCACCACTGTCATTAGCACACTAATCGCGTTAGCTTATATCCCGCTTGTGCTCAACTTTGTAAAGTTGCCATAG